The genomic region TCGCCTTAGAGTTTGGGGACGGGGGATGGGGAGCGCTGAGAACTCCTAGAGATGGGTGGGGTCGAACATTCTCAGCAGGGCTGGCAGCACCACCACTGCCGGGCCGGTCGTGGTGAAGGTCTCAGCCACGACGCGGCCGACGTCGGCAAGTGATGCGGGATACGCGGGGATGCCGAAACTGGCTGCCAGCGAGACGAACTCCGGTCGGGAGAGCTCGGTGGCGGTGGCCTGACCGAATGCGTCGGTCATGTACTCGCGAAGGATCCCGTAGCCGCCGTCGTCGACGATCAGCCACGTGACGTCCGCGTCGTGTTGCCGCGCGGTGGCAAGTTCCGCGATGGAGTACATGGCACCACCGTCGCCGGACACCGCGAACGTCCGTCGTCCCGATCCGATCGCCGCTGCCACAGCTGCGGGGAAGGCGAAGCCGAGCCCGCCGGAGCCCTGTGCCGAGTGGAACTCGCCCTCGACGGGATCCCAGGCCGACCACGCCCAGTAGCCGGCAATGGTCATGTCCCAGAATGTGTGTGCGGTCGACGGGACCGCGGCGCGCAGGTCGCGCATCAACGTCAACTCGGCGGCGATGTCCTGGCCGGCGAGCCTGTCCTCGACCGCCTCACGCAATCCGGCGGCGACCTGCCCGCCGTGGGACGGTTCGCGCGGTGACACGCGTTCGGCGATGGCGCGCAGTGCCAGCGCTGCATCGGCATGGACGGCGAGCGCCGGATGGTTCGCCTGCAGGACGCGGGCCTCGGCGTCGACGTGGATCAGCCTGCCCTTCGGGGCGAACGTGAAGTAGTTGCTGGTCACCTCGCCCATCGCCGTGCCGACCGCCAGCAGCACGTCGGCGTTCTCCAGCAGGTCGGTGGTGTGGCGGTCCTCGATCCACGACGCGGCCGATAGCGGGTGGTCGAACGCGATGGCGCCCTTACCTCCGACGGTTGAGACCACCGGTGCGTCAAGTCTTTCCGCGAGCGTCACCAGAGCCTCGTGACCACCCGCCGATCTGCGGACCCCGCCGCCGGCCAGGATGACGGGCCGGTGTGCACCGTCGAGTAGTCGGGCCGCGGCCTCGATCACCTCGACGCGCGGCGCCCGGTCACTGGAAGCAGCGGCGACCGACGTCACCGGCGGCACGTACCCAATCCCCGTCGCTCCGCTCGCCCCGTCGGCCGACTCGAGGAGCACGTCCTGCGGGATCTCCACCCAGGTCGGCCCTGCCGGCGCGGACTGTGCGGTGGCCCACGCGTCAGCGATCAGGCTCGGGATGTCGGCGGCCCGCCGAACCACGGCGGTGCTCTTGGTGACGTTGACGGCGCTGCGCTGCTGGTCATCGAGCTGATGCAGCATGCCGCGGCGCAACCCGAGCCCGGAGCGTGGCACCTGACTGGTGATCACCAGCAGCGGGACACACGTGGCGTACGCCTCCTGCAGGGCGCCGAGTGCGGTCAGCGCACCCGGTCCCGTCGACAGGAACAGGACACCGACTTCGCCGGTGGCCCTGGCATATCCGTCGGCACCGAACGCCGAGTTGTTCTCCACCCGCGAGCTGACGAACGTCAGGTCACTGCGCCGGATCGCATCGAATAGGCCAAGGGCGTGCTGGCCGGGGATGCCGAAAACATGCGAAACACCCAGTGCGGTCAGGGTTTCGACGACGACGTCGCCACCGTTTCTCGGCCGGCTCATTGATCGGCCTTGTGGCGCATCGCGAGCAGGGACACCAGATCGTAGGCGACGTGTGCGGCCGCCACACCCGTGATCTCGGCGTGGTCGTAGGCGGGGGCGACCTCAACGACGTCGGCGCCGACGAGGTTGAGGCCGGCGAATCCGCGCAGGATCTCGAGTAGTTCGCGGCTGGACATGCCACCTGGCTCCGGCGTCCCGGTACCTGGGGCGGCGGCTGGGTCGAGGACGTCGATGTCGACCGATATGTAGACGGGACGATTACCGAGGCGCTGACGCAGCTTGTCGATGACTTCCCGCGCCCCCTGGTAGTAGACGTCGGCCGACGTGACGATGCCGAACCCGAAGCGGCGGTCGTCCTCGAGGTCCTTCTTGCCGTAGAGCGGACCGCGGGTGCCAACGTGGCTCAGGGCCTCGGTGTCGAGGATGCCCTCCTCGACCGCGCGGCGGAACGGCGTGCCGTGGGTGTACTCGGCACCGAAGTAGGTGTCCCAGGTGTCCAGGTGAGCGTCGAAGTGCACCAGCGCGACGGGTCCGTGCTTCGCGGCGGCGGCCCGAAGTAGCGGTAGGGCGATGGTGTGATCGCCGCCGATGGTGACCAGGCTCGTGTCGTCGCGGGTCAGATCGATCGCGGCGGCTTCGATGGTCTCGATCGCCTCGTGAATGTTGAAGGGGTTCACCGCGATATCTCCGGCGTCGGCCACCTGGGCGATCTCGAACGGCGACACGTCCAGCGCCGGGTTGTACGGCCGCAGGAGGCGTGAGGACTCGCGAACATGGGTGGGCCCGAACCGGGCACCTGGCCGGTAGGACACCCCGGAGTCGAACGGCACACCGACCACCACGACGTCGGCCTTGCCCACGTCGTCGAGGCGCGGCAGGCGGGCGAATGACGCAGGCCCGGCGAACCGCGGGGTCACTGATGCGTCGATCGGGCCGATGGGGGTGGTCATGCGAAGGCCTCCGCGGGCTTGGTGTGGTGTCGAAGTCGTGCTGTGATCCGGGCCACTGTAAGTCGACTCACGCACCCGCGCAATCACTTCGATCGCCGTATCGATGTCGATAATCACGATATGACGGAGATTGACGGAGAATCCGGCATGATGGGCGTCAATTGCTGCTTGGCATGTCCGATATGACGTGTCGAGCGGGTGGAAAATTCTTCTACGAGATTTCGAG from Mycolicibacterium sp. YH-1 harbors:
- the speB gene encoding agmatinase, whose amino-acid sequence is MTTPIGPIDASVTPRFAGPASFARLPRLDDVGKADVVVVGVPFDSGVSYRPGARFGPTHVRESSRLLRPYNPALDVSPFEIAQVADAGDIAVNPFNIHEAIETIEAAAIDLTRDDTSLVTIGGDHTIALPLLRAAAAKHGPVALVHFDAHLDTWDTYFGAEYTHGTPFRRAVEEGILDTEALSHVGTRGPLYGKKDLEDDRRFGFGIVTSADVYYQGAREVIDKLRQRLGNRPVYISVDIDVLDPAAAPGTGTPEPGGMSSRELLEILRGFAGLNLVGADVVEVAPAYDHAEITGVAAAHVAYDLVSLLAMRHKADQ
- a CDS encoding thiamine pyrophosphate-binding protein, whose product is MSRPRNGGDVVVETLTALGVSHVFGIPGQHALGLFDAIRRSDLTFVSSRVENNSAFGADGYARATGEVGVLFLSTGPGALTALGALQEAYATCVPLLVITSQVPRSGLGLRRGMLHQLDDQQRSAVNVTKSTAVVRRAADIPSLIADAWATAQSAPAGPTWVEIPQDVLLESADGASGATGIGYVPPVTSVAAASSDRAPRVEVIEAAARLLDGAHRPVILAGGGVRRSAGGHEALVTLAERLDAPVVSTVGGKGAIAFDHPLSAASWIEDRHTTDLLENADVLLAVGTAMGEVTSNYFTFAPKGRLIHVDAEARVLQANHPALAVHADAALALRAIAERVSPREPSHGGQVAAGLREAVEDRLAGQDIAAELTLMRDLRAAVPSTAHTFWDMTIAGYWAWSAWDPVEGEFHSAQGSGGLGFAFPAAVAAAIGSGRRTFAVSGDGGAMYSIAELATARQHDADVTWLIVDDGGYGILREYMTDAFGQATATELSRPEFVSLAASFGIPAYPASLADVGRVVAETFTTTGPAVVVLPALLRMFDPTHL